A region of Saccopteryx leptura isolate mSacLep1 chromosome X, mSacLep1_pri_phased_curated, whole genome shotgun sequence DNA encodes the following proteins:
- the LOC136385687 gene encoding histone H2A-Bbd type 2/3-like, with protein sequence MSGRRSRRGSSRPNRRTGTCARTVRAELSFCVSHLERLLREGHYSQRLSSSAPVFMAAIIEYLTATVLELAGDEAQKLGYRRITPQLLDMAIHNNPLLNAFLGNATISQVAPGSE encoded by the coding sequence ATGTCCGGACGAAGGAGCCGTAGAGGGTCGTCCCGTCCCAACAGGCGGACCGGTACCTGCGCCCGCACCGTCAGAGCTGAGCTGTCCTTCTGCGTGAGTCATCTGGAGCGTCTCCTGCGGGAAGGCCACTACTCCCAGCGCCTGAGCTCATCTGCACCAGTCTTTATGGCGGCCATCATCGAGTACCTCACCGCCACGGTCCTGGAGCTGGCAGGCGACGAAGCCCAGAAACTTGGCTACAGACGCATCACCCCACAGCTTCTGGACATGGCAATCCACAACAACCCACTGCTCAACGCCTTCCTGGGGAACGCTACCATCTCCCAGGTGGCCCCTGGCTCCGAGTAG